One window of Nicotiana tomentosiformis chromosome 11, ASM39032v3, whole genome shotgun sequence genomic DNA carries:
- the LOC138901123 gene encoding uncharacterized protein gives MGIQKDKDGDKLHQFLMGLNEVYLGVRSNLLMMQPPPSLDNAYNILLQDENQIQNHFTPQLIPKSAFFSANMNNKSFPLKQYNQKIGFDQSRGAMCFVSLVRNQNFKLNKGKRVATNVSTEIGCPYPGQKSASPQISHVIAAQTQISSDSGSQSNLMAFANFAGCVLSLPVYFDNDSHACLLSGTSRSVWIIDSGATDHMTSNKDIFFNLIPLTTSYLVTLPNGYKAKDLSMRKLLELSKLDQGLYKLLHEHQSTPGSNFSISVFNKNVLPMNVSDVSLNKVVQNKSALNSIPLVSSNDMHNINKHDVVWHHMLGHIPFAKMKLIPSISFNLSSKQSFPFGCLCYATIPKSNIDKLDPRAAPCVLVGYPFGKKGYKLYNLSTRGIFVSRDIAFHESIFPFLLSSPSPSSLVPSIPADDYYPFQSKTSSFPCSVPSSSVASSDPPVIPSIPVPSDSYYVPPPEFRRSSMTHTLLSHLNDFITQLLPSLSSSTSTSLSAAHTSATEPYFYTQAATSPARQGVMRKEFEALETNKTWAIIELPKGKKSIGCK, from the exons ATGGGTATTCAAAAAGATAAGGATGGGGATAAGCTTCATCAATTTCTCATGGGTTTGAATGAAGTTTATTTGGGGGTTAGGAGTAATTTGTTGATGATGCAACCTCCCCCTTCACTTGACAATGCATACAATATACTCCTTCAAGATGAGAATCAAATACAAAATCACTTCACTCCTCAACTTATTCCAAAGTCTGCTTTCTTTTCTGCCAATATGAACAATAAGTCATTTCCTCTAAAACAGTACAATCAGAAGATAGGCTTTGATCAATCCAGGGGGGCAATGTGTTTTGTAAGTCTTGTAAGAAACCAG AATTTCAAATTAAATAAAGGAAAGAGGGTAGCTACAAATGTGTCTACTGAAATTGGATGTCCATATCCTGGTCAGAAATCTGCTTCTCCTCAGATCT CTCATGTCATTGCTGCACAGACTCAAATTAGTTCTGATTCTGGCTCTCAATCCAACCTGATGGCTTTTGCCAATTTTGCTGGTTGTGTCTTATCTCTGCCTGTTTATTTTGATAATGATTCTCATGCTTGTTTGCTGTCTGGGACTAGTAGAAGTGTATGGATTATAGATAGTGGGGCTACTGATCACATGACCTCTAATAAAGATATCTTTTTTAACCTCATACCACTAACTACTTCTTACTTAGTAACTTTACCTAATGGATATAAGGCAAAG GACCTTTCCATGAGGAAGCTTCTGGAACTTAGTAAATTGGACCAAGGACTTTACAAGCTTCTTCATGAGCATCAGTCTACTCCTGGTTCTAATTTTTCTATTTCTGTTTTCAATAAAAATGTACTGCCTATGAATGTTTCTGATGTTTCCCTTAATAAAGTTGTACAAAATAAGAGTGCTTTGAACTCTATTCCTTTAGTTTCTTCCAATGATATGCATAATATAAATAAGCATGATGTAGTGTGGCACCATATGCTAGGACATATTCCATTTGCTAAAATGAAGCTCATTCCTTCTATATCTTTTAATTTGTCTTCTAAACAATCTTTT CCTTTTGGATGCCTATGCTATGCTACTATCCCTAAGTCTAACATAGATAAACTAGATCCTAGAGCAGCTCCTTGTGTGCTTGTTGGTTATCCATTTGGTAAGAAAGGATACAAATTGTACAATCTGTCCACCAGAGGTATTTTTGTCTCTAGAGATATAGCATTCCATGAGTCAATTTTTCCATTCCTTTTGTCTTCTCCATCCCCTAGCTCTCTGGTCCCTTCTATTCCTGCTGATGACTATTATCCTTTTCAATCTAAGACTTCTTCCTTTCCTTGTTCTGTCCCTTCTTCATCTGTTGCATCTTCTGATCCACCAGTCATCCCCTCTATTCCTGTACCTTCTGATTCCTATTATGTCCCACCTCCTGAATTTAGAAGAAGTAGCATGACTCATACACTACTTTCCCATCTTAATGATTTTATTACACAACTTCTTCCTTCCCTTTCCAGCTCCACTTCCACATCACTTTCTGCTGCCCACACGTCAGCAACTGAGCCTTATTTTTATACTCAGGCAGCTACCAGCCCTGCTAGACAAGGGGTTATGAGGAAGGAATTTGAAGCTTTAGAGACTAATAAGACTTGGGCAATAATTGAATTGCCTAAAGGAAAGAAGTCAATTGGTTGTAAATGA